In a single window of the Elaeis guineensis isolate ETL-2024a chromosome 8, EG11, whole genome shotgun sequence genome:
- the LOC105050738 gene encoding hydrophobic protein OSR8, with protein MGVCCRFLEILCAILLPPLGVFFRHGCCSLEFCICLVLTILGYIPGMIYAVYVIVAVDPDHYRREYYEPINP; from the exons ATGGGTGTTTGCTGTAGATTTCTCGAGATCCTGTGCGCCATACTTCTACCCCCTCTCGGCGTCTTCTTCCGGCATGGCTGCTGCAGC CTGGAGTTCTGCATCTGTTTGGTGCTGACCATCCTGGGGTACATCCCGGGGATGATCTACGCGGTCTACGTGATCGTGGCCGTGGATCCCGACCACTACCGGCGCGAATACTACGAGCCCATCAATCCGTAG
- the LOC140851033 gene encoding uncharacterized protein encodes MKKVRRVRPMESSPSSSSYMTAGEEARARFKYQGLLQDYEELIKETEAKNKKFQQTKQKKLKLLAEVKFLRSKYKTLLETPSQAAPCRLKKQTRKMQASVGISQPPNAVVRSEVPTKHRNQRIMEGAAPSTSAVIDLNQISLPNGEEMEEFHVRSEPLKMEKLKWCSIDGDGGDNDLKLSICGGVENNSNRVGKRKISWQDRVALRV; translated from the exons ATGAAGAAGGTGAGAAGGGTTCGTCCCATGGAGTCGTCTCCATCGTCTTCGTCGTACATGACCGCTGGGGAGGAGGCCAGGGCGCGGTTCAAGTACCAGGGGCTCTTGCAGGACTATGAGGAGTTGATAAAG GAAACTGAAGCAAAGAATAAGAAATTTCAGCAGACAAAGCAGAAGAAACTCAAGCTCTTGGCTGAAGTCAA ATTCTTGCGGAGCAAATACAAGACTTTATTAGAAACCCCATCTCAGGCCGCCCCATGTAGACTCAAGAAACAAACCCGCAAAATGCAAGCATCTGTTGGAATCTCTCAGCCACCAAATGCGGTTGTTCGAAGTGAAGTACCTACGAAACATAGGAATCAAAGAATAATGGAAGGTGCAGCTCCAAGCACTTCTGCTGtgattgatttgaatcaaatctcTTTACCG AATGGTGAAGAAATGGAGGAGTTTCATGTGAGGTCGGAGCCCCTGAAAATGGAGAAACTGAAATGGTGTTCAATAGATGGTGATGGAGGGGATAATGATCTCAAGTTATCAATTTGTGGAGGTGTCGAGAACAATTCAAACAGGGTGGGCAAGAGGAAAATTTCATGGCAAGATCGGGTAGCTCTTAGGGTTTGA